In Ectothiorhodospira sp. BSL-9, a single window of DNA contains:
- the murF gene encoding UDP-N-acetylmuramoyl-tripeptide--D-alanyl-D-alanine ligase, producing the protein MMRLSLQEAAALCHGTPGGEDVTVTGVSTDTRQVSEGSLFVALQGPRFDAHEFIDAHLPAAAVMVSRPVASGHPRILVKDTRQALGALAAGWRRRCPARVVGLTGSNGKTTVKEMLAAILQQAGNTLATRGNLNNDIGVPLTLLGLSTEHRFAVIEMGANHAGEIANLTSLAGPQVALITNAGPAHLEGFGSLDGVARAKGEIFQGLGPDGVAVINADDPYAPFWEGLNTGRRTLLFGTGEGAQVQVGQGGDGGAWIRHEGVCLPVNLALPGAHNRLNAAAAAAASLALGLGLDTIAAGLSSLAPVPGRLMRRTGPDGLNIIDDSYNANPASTRAAVDMLLDEPGPRILVLGDMGELGDDGPALHRQTGEYAAARGVDQLLAVGPLCRHAVEGFGEGALHFKDQEALILALENPLHKNGTLLVKGSRGQRMERVVEALITPDERQQEQSESQEHAAHSV; encoded by the coding sequence ATGATGCGGCTCTCCCTTCAGGAGGCGGCGGCCCTGTGTCACGGCACCCCAGGGGGCGAGGATGTCACCGTGACGGGTGTGTCCACGGATACCCGCCAGGTATCGGAAGGGTCGCTGTTCGTGGCCTTGCAGGGGCCACGTTTTGATGCCCACGAGTTCATTGATGCCCACCTGCCGGCCGCTGCCGTGATGGTGAGTCGTCCCGTGGCATCCGGGCATCCCCGGATCCTGGTGAAGGATACCCGTCAGGCCCTGGGCGCCCTGGCCGCGGGCTGGCGTCGTCGCTGCCCGGCCCGGGTGGTGGGCCTGACCGGCAGTAATGGCAAGACCACCGTCAAGGAGATGCTGGCCGCCATCCTGCAGCAGGCGGGGAATACCCTGGCCACCCGTGGCAACCTGAACAACGATATCGGCGTGCCCCTGACCTTGCTGGGTCTGTCCACGGAGCATCGGTTTGCGGTGATCGAGATGGGGGCCAATCATGCCGGGGAGATCGCGAATCTCACGTCCCTGGCGGGGCCTCAGGTGGCGCTGATCACCAATGCCGGCCCCGCACACCTGGAGGGCTTCGGGAGTCTGGATGGGGTGGCACGGGCCAAGGGCGAGATCTTCCAGGGACTGGGCCCCGACGGGGTGGCGGTGATCAATGCCGATGATCCCTATGCGCCGTTCTGGGAAGGCCTGAATACGGGGCGTCGCACACTGCTGTTCGGCACCGGTGAAGGGGCACAGGTACAGGTGGGGCAGGGGGGCGATGGCGGTGCATGGATTCGTCATGAAGGCGTGTGCCTGCCCGTGAACCTGGCGCTGCCGGGGGCCCATAACCGCCTCAACGCGGCTGCGGCGGCCGCTGCCTCCCTGGCCCTGGGCCTTGGCCTTGACACCATTGCCGCCGGGCTGAGTTCGTTGGCCCCGGTGCCCGGTCGCCTGATGCGGCGCACAGGACCCGATGGCCTGAACATCATCGATGACAGTTACAACGCCAATCCCGCCTCCACGCGAGCCGCCGTGGACATGCTGCTGGACGAGCCGGGGCCGCGGATCCTGGTGCTCGGCGACATGGGGGAATTGGGAGACGATGGTCCGGCCCTGCACCGGCAGACGGGTGAATATGCCGCTGCCCGGGGGGTGGACCAACTGCTGGCGGTGGGGCCGCTGTGTCGGCACGCGGTGGAAGGCTTTGGGGAAGGTGCCCTTCATTTCAAGGATCAGGAGGCCCTGATCCTTGCCCTTGAAAACCCCTTGCACAAGAACGGAACCCTGCTGGTCAAGGGGTCGCGGGGGCAACGCATGGAGCGAGTGGTGGAAGCATTGATCACGCCGGATGAGCGGCAACAGGAACAATCGGAGAGTCAAGAGCATGCTGCTCATTCTGTTTGA
- a CDS encoding UDP-N-acetylmuramoyl-L-alanyl-D-glutamate--2,6-diaminopimelate ligase, protein MNARRSSTQAWRLSDLLSPHVSVPVERDREISGLCLDSRRAQPGEVFFALAGHDHHGLTHASEAVRRGVAAVVWEPLKGVSPPGLGEEVPYIEAPDLRRYLGQVAARFHGHPSRSMKVVGVTGTDGKTSVSQILAAALDSESAPCGVLGTLGCGRWGELRDPGLTTPDPVTLHRRLAEMGAQGVRQVVMEVSSHALAQSRVAGVDFDLAILTNLGHDHLDYHVTATAYGEAKARLFEWPGLKTAVLNLDDPFGQMLVGRIEDHVQILGYGLRADPGGRDHLHASDLHFGPEGVRCRVHTPWGDGELETRLLGRFNVLNLLAALGALLTLDVTLSDALERLSRSPVIPGRMECFRGSRGPTLVVDYAHTPEALAQALQAARDHCAGRLWCVFGCGGNRDRGKRPLMARAAERHADHVILTSDNPRREDPMAIIEEVSRGFARADAARIEADRDAAIRHAFMQAGSGDMVLIAGKGHETGQTVGTEVRPFSDRQLALALTGGGA, encoded by the coding sequence ATGAACGCGCGCCGCTCCTCCACTCAAGCCTGGCGCCTGTCGGACCTTCTGAGTCCGCATGTGAGCGTGCCCGTGGAACGGGATCGAGAGATCAGCGGCCTGTGTCTTGACAGTCGCCGGGCTCAACCCGGCGAAGTCTTTTTTGCCCTGGCCGGCCATGATCATCATGGTCTGACGCATGCCAGCGAGGCCGTGCGTCGGGGCGTGGCGGCCGTGGTCTGGGAACCCCTCAAGGGGGTCAGTCCTCCTGGCCTGGGAGAAGAGGTCCCTTACATCGAGGCGCCGGACCTTCGCCGGTATCTGGGGCAGGTGGCAGCGCGTTTTCATGGTCATCCCAGTCGATCCATGAAGGTGGTCGGGGTGACCGGCACGGATGGCAAGACCTCGGTATCGCAGATCCTGGCGGCCGCGCTGGATAGCGAGAGCGCCCCCTGTGGAGTCCTGGGGACCCTGGGCTGTGGCCGATGGGGCGAGTTGCGGGATCCGGGGCTGACCACACCCGACCCGGTCACCCTGCATCGACGCCTGGCCGAGATGGGCGCCCAGGGTGTTCGCCAGGTGGTGATGGAGGTCTCCTCCCATGCCCTGGCCCAGTCCCGGGTGGCGGGCGTGGACTTTGACCTGGCGATCCTGACCAACCTGGGCCACGATCACCTGGACTACCACGTCACCGCCACCGCGTACGGCGAGGCCAAGGCCAGGCTGTTCGAATGGCCGGGCCTGAAGACGGCGGTTCTCAACCTGGATGATCCCTTCGGCCAGATGCTGGTCGGTCGCATTGAAGATCATGTGCAGATACTCGGCTATGGTCTGCGGGCCGATCCGGGTGGACGTGATCACCTGCATGCCTCGGATCTGCACTTTGGGCCCGAGGGCGTGCGTTGCCGGGTGCATACCCCCTGGGGTGACGGCGAACTGGAAACCCGTTTGCTGGGCCGGTTCAACGTGCTGAACCTGCTCGCTGCCCTGGGCGCATTGCTCACCCTGGACGTGACCCTCTCCGATGCCCTGGAACGCCTGTCGCGCAGTCCGGTGATCCCCGGGCGCATGGAATGTTTCCGGGGCAGCCGGGGGCCGACCCTGGTGGTGGACTACGCTCACACCCCCGAGGCCCTGGCCCAGGCCCTGCAGGCGGCCCGGGACCATTGCGCCGGTCGGCTGTGGTGCGTGTTCGGCTGCGGCGGAAACCGGGACCGGGGCAAGCGTCCGCTGATGGCCAGGGCCGCCGAACGGCATGCGGATCATGTGATCCTCACCAGCGATAACCCGCGACGGGAGGACCCCATGGCCATCATCGAGGAGGTGAGCCGGGGTTTCGCGCGCGCAGATGCCGCGCGCATCGAGGCGGACCGGGATGCGGCCATCCGCCATGCCTTCATGCAGGCGGGGTCCGGGGACATGGTGCTGATTGCCGGCAAGGGCCACGAAACCGGGCAGACGGTGGGTACCGAGGTTCGGCCCTTCAGCGACCGGCAACTGGCGCTGGCCCTGACCGGAGGTGGCGCATGA
- a CDS encoding penicillin-binding protein 2: protein MKGETTGVVSRWRRLVVLGALVLAFSAVLARGVDLQVVQQDFLRGEGDARHLRVVALPAHRGMIMDRQGEPMAVSTPVDTVWANPQEVLEEPQRLHEVAQVLGVDPTALYRRVSDRTGREFVFLRRHVTPEVGARVSALGVPGVALQREYRRYYPMGEVASHVLGFTNIDDQGQEGIELGYNAWLTGEPGAKRVLRDRLGRVIRDVENIRPASHGQDLHLTIDQRLQYLAYRELKAAVRTHGARAGSAVILDAQNGDVLAMVNQPSYNPNNRETLQGDRFRNRAVTDLIEPGSTIKPFTVAAALESGQFQPESLLETSPGTLRVGRHTIRDIRNYGLIDLSTLLVKSSNVGASKLAMAIEPQALWETFYQVGFGRTTGSGFPGEAGGTLRDFLYWREVDRATLAFGYGVSVSMLQLAQAYAAIANDGVMPAPRFVQSQEVRPGEQVMHASTARTLVDMLEASVAPGGTGVRARVEGYRVAGKTGTVRKSGAGGYTERRYLSLFAGMAPASNPRLVMVVMVDEPSGDQYYGGQVAAPVFSNVMRGALRLMDIPPDDLPALRSVSGPGQDNPA, encoded by the coding sequence ATGAAAGGAGAAACCACAGGGGTAGTATCCCGCTGGCGGCGCCTGGTGGTGCTGGGCGCCCTTGTGCTCGCCTTTTCAGCCGTGCTCGCCCGGGGCGTGGACCTGCAGGTGGTGCAGCAGGACTTCCTGCGTGGTGAAGGTGATGCGCGACACTTGCGCGTGGTCGCCCTGCCGGCACACCGGGGCATGATCATGGACCGCCAGGGCGAGCCCATGGCGGTGAGTACACCCGTGGATACCGTCTGGGCCAATCCTCAGGAGGTCCTGGAAGAACCACAGCGCCTGCATGAGGTGGCCCAGGTGCTGGGCGTGGATCCGACCGCCCTTTATCGACGGGTGTCGGATAGGACCGGGCGTGAATTCGTCTTCCTGCGCCGCCACGTCACCCCCGAGGTGGGGGCGCGCGTGTCCGCGCTGGGCGTGCCGGGCGTGGCGCTGCAGCGTGAATACCGCCGCTATTACCCCATGGGTGAGGTGGCTTCCCACGTACTGGGCTTCACCAATATCGACGATCAGGGCCAGGAGGGCATCGAACTGGGGTACAACGCCTGGCTGACGGGCGAGCCGGGGGCCAAGCGGGTGCTCCGTGATCGCCTTGGGCGGGTGATCCGGGACGTGGAAAACATCCGGCCCGCAAGCCATGGTCAGGATCTTCACCTCACCATCGATCAGCGTCTGCAATACCTGGCTTATCGGGAGCTCAAGGCGGCGGTCCGTACCCACGGCGCGAGGGCGGGATCAGCTGTGATCCTCGACGCCCAGAACGGCGATGTGCTTGCCATGGTCAATCAGCCCTCCTACAACCCCAATAACCGTGAAACCCTCCAGGGGGACCGGTTTCGCAACCGGGCCGTGACGGATTTGATTGAGCCCGGCTCCACCATCAAGCCCTTTACCGTGGCCGCTGCCCTGGAGTCGGGCCAGTTTCAGCCGGAATCCCTGCTGGAAACCAGCCCGGGCACCCTGCGCGTGGGACGGCACACCATTCGCGATATCCGCAATTATGGTCTGATTGATCTGTCCACCCTGCTGGTCAAGTCCTCCAATGTGGGCGCCAGCAAGCTGGCCATGGCCATCGAGCCACAGGCGTTGTGGGAAACCTTCTACCAGGTGGGCTTCGGTCGGACCACTGGCAGCGGTTTTCCCGGGGAGGCCGGTGGCACCCTGCGTGATTTTCTCTACTGGCGGGAAGTGGATCGTGCCACTCTGGCCTTTGGCTACGGTGTGTCCGTGTCCATGCTGCAACTGGCCCAGGCCTATGCTGCCATCGCCAATGATGGAGTGATGCCTGCGCCCCGCTTCGTGCAATCTCAGGAAGTCCGGCCTGGAGAGCAGGTCATGCATGCCAGCACGGCCCGCACCCTGGTGGACATGCTGGAGGCCTCGGTGGCACCGGGTGGCACGGGGGTACGGGCCCGCGTGGAAGGCTATCGGGTGGCGGGCAAGACCGGGACCGTGCGCAAGTCCGGTGCCGGCGGTTACACCGAGCGGCGGTATCTGTCCCTGTTCGCCGGCATGGCGCCAGCCAGCAATCCCCGCCTAGTGATGGTGGTGATGGTGGACGAGCCCAGCGGTGATCAGTATTACGGCGGGCAGGTGGCGGCACCTGTCTTTTCCAATGTCATGCGTGGCGCCCTGCGTCTGATGGACATCCCGCCGGACGATCTGCCCGCGTTGCGCTCAGTCTCCGGCCCCGGTCAGGACAATCCCGCATGA
- the ftsL gene encoding cell division protein FtsL, protein MASALAVIHSKHQSRLLFMELQREVNLRDELNIEWGQLQLEQSTWATHGRIEDAASQRLDMRLPGSRTTVILLE, encoded by the coding sequence ATGGCCAGTGCCCTGGCCGTGATCCACAGCAAGCACCAGAGCCGCCTGCTGTTCATGGAACTGCAAAGGGAAGTGAACCTGAGGGACGAACTGAATATCGAGTGGGGGCAGTTGCAGTTGGAGCAGAGTACCTGGGCCACCCATGGCCGGATCGAGGACGCGGCGAGTCAGCGGCTGGACATGCGTCTGCCCGGTAGCCGCACCACCGTGATCCTGCTGGAGTGA
- the rsmH gene encoding 16S rRNA (cytosine(1402)-N(4))-methyltransferase RsmH — MVIPARPLSPSSSDGGASAPDTHRPVLLEEALAGLAVQEDGIYVDATFGRGGHSAAILDCLGPRGRLIALDQDPQAQAVASRRFGAEPRFQFLRGSFADLSGLLEGCGVMGHVQGLLLDLGVSSPQLDDATRGFSFMNDGPLDMRMDPDRGESAAQWVARAEEGEIVRVLRELGEERFARRIARRLVEAREEAPVERTGRLAELISEAVPRHERHKHPATRSFQAIRLHVNQELESLDACLAQVPQVLAPGGRLAVISFHSLEDRRVKRFIRRQVEGEPVPRGLPVRDLPPGRTLRHVGKAQRSGEAELAVNPRARSAVLRVAERLS, encoded by the coding sequence ATGGTGATCCCAGCTCGACCCTTGAGTCCCTCGTCCTCTGATGGGGGGGCATCTGCCCCCGACACGCATCGACCGGTATTGCTGGAAGAGGCCCTGGCGGGGCTTGCGGTGCAGGAAGATGGCATCTATGTGGACGCCACCTTCGGGCGCGGCGGTCATAGTGCGGCCATCCTCGACTGCCTGGGGCCGCGGGGGCGTCTGATCGCCCTGGATCAGGATCCGCAGGCGCAGGCGGTGGCCAGCCGGCGTTTCGGTGCCGAGCCACGCTTTCAGTTCCTGCGCGGTTCATTCGCCGATCTGTCCGGTCTGCTGGAGGGGTGTGGCGTCATGGGCCACGTGCAGGGATTGCTCCTGGATCTGGGGGTCTCTTCACCCCAACTGGATGATGCAACAAGGGGTTTCAGCTTCATGAATGATGGCCCTCTGGACATGCGCATGGACCCGGACCGGGGTGAATCCGCAGCCCAATGGGTGGCGCGTGCCGAGGAAGGTGAAATCGTCAGGGTCCTGCGGGAACTGGGCGAGGAGCGCTTCGCCCGGCGTATCGCACGGCGCCTGGTGGAGGCCCGTGAGGAGGCGCCTGTGGAACGCACCGGGCGCCTGGCGGAATTGATCAGCGAGGCCGTGCCGCGGCACGAGCGTCACAAGCACCCGGCGACGCGCAGTTTTCAGGCCATTCGGCTGCATGTGAACCAGGAGCTGGAATCCCTGGATGCGTGTCTGGCCCAGGTTCCCCAGGTGCTGGCACCCGGCGGGCGCCTGGCGGTGATCAGTTTTCATTCCCTGGAGGATCGGCGGGTCAAGCGCTTCATCCGTCGTCAGGTGGAGGGGGAGCCCGTGCCCCGTGGCTTGCCGGTACGTGATCTGCCGCCAGGCCGCACCTTGCGTCACGTGGGCAAGGCTCAGCGGTCCGGTGAGGCCGAACTGGCCGTCAATCCACGCGCCCGCAGTGCCGTACTGCGCGTTGCCGAGCGCCTGTCGTGA
- the mraZ gene encoding division/cell wall cluster transcriptional repressor MraZ → MFRGITNLNLDAKGRMAMPARYRDRLMESCQGRLVITIDRDGCLLVYPLPVWERIEEALVSRPNMDRKTRRMQRLLVGHATECELDGQGRILLPTPLRDYAGLDKRAVLVGQGKKFELWDEDAWTRSRDAWLQEEDEDGDPSSTLESLVL, encoded by the coding sequence GTGTTTAGAGGTATCACCAACCTGAATCTGGATGCCAAGGGGCGCATGGCGATGCCAGCACGGTATCGCGACCGCCTGATGGAGTCCTGTCAGGGTCGTCTGGTGATCACCATTGATCGCGATGGCTGCCTCTTGGTGTATCCGCTGCCCGTGTGGGAGCGGATCGAAGAGGCCCTCGTCTCCCGCCCCAATATGGATCGCAAGACGCGCCGCATGCAGCGTCTGCTCGTCGGTCATGCCACCGAGTGCGAGCTGGACGGGCAGGGGCGCATCCTGCTTCCAACGCCCTTGCGCGACTATGCCGGTCTGGATAAACGGGCCGTGCTGGTGGGGCAAGGCAAGAAATTCGAATTATGGGACGAGGATGCCTGGACACGTAGCCGGGATGCCTGGTTGCAGGAAGAAGATGAAGATGGTGATCCCAGCTCGACCCTTGAGTCCCTCGTCCTCTGA
- the rsmI gene encoding 16S rRNA (cytidine(1402)-2'-O)-methyltransferase has translation MSIEGGVLHVVATPIGNLGDLSPRAVQVLAGVDLIAAEDTRHTAGLLTHYGVQTPRVSLHEHNEDRQVPALIQRLRQGESLALVSDAGTPLISDPGFRLVAAARAAGIRVAPIPGPAALIAALSVSGLPSDRFWFEGFLPARAQARRHRLEALVAVSGTLIFYESSHRIQASLEDMAHTLGGERQAVVARELTKTFEQIQGGSLEDLCAWVSSDPNHARGEFVVLVSGAPDAPRDALAAESIRVLELCLAQMPVKQAAKLASQITGAPKNDLYQQALALKGQG, from the coding sequence GTGTCAATTGAGGGTGGGGTGCTGCATGTGGTGGCCACGCCCATCGGGAATCTGGGTGATCTGTCCCCGCGCGCCGTGCAGGTGCTCGCCGGTGTCGACCTGATCGCAGCCGAGGATACTCGCCACACGGCCGGGCTGCTCACCCATTATGGGGTCCAGACACCTCGTGTGAGCCTGCACGAGCATAACGAGGACCGACAGGTACCGGCCCTGATCCAGCGGCTCAGACAGGGAGAATCCCTGGCCCTGGTCAGCGATGCCGGCACCCCGCTGATCAGCGATCCGGGCTTTCGGCTGGTGGCGGCCGCCCGTGCCGCCGGCATCCGGGTGGCGCCCATCCCCGGTCCTGCCGCCCTGATTGCGGCCCTGTCCGTCAGTGGCCTGCCCTCCGACCGTTTCTGGTTCGAGGGTTTTCTCCCTGCCCGGGCTCAGGCGCGCCGCCACCGCCTGGAGGCCCTGGTAGCCGTTTCCGGCACGCTCATCTTCTACGAATCCAGTCATCGCATTCAGGCCAGCCTGGAGGATATGGCCCACACCCTGGGGGGAGAGCGTCAGGCGGTGGTGGCCAGGGAGCTGACGAAGACCTTCGAGCAGATCCAGGGAGGGAGCCTGGAAGATCTGTGCGCCTGGGTGTCCAGCGACCCCAATCATGCTCGAGGGGAGTTCGTGGTGCTGGTGTCCGGGGCTCCCGACGCCCCCAGGGATGCCCTGGCGGCCGAGTCGATCCGGGTGCTGGAGCTGTGTCTGGCGCAGATGCCCGTGAAGCAGGCGGCGAAACTGGCGTCGCAGATCACCGGGGCCCCCAAGAATGACCTGTATCAGCAGGCATTGGCGCTCAAGGGGCAGGGGTGA
- a CDS encoding penicillin-binding protein activator: MDRQHHAGQPLHGNTHRASPPWRGARTVAALLVITLLISACAGIPRPMDDAEERLAQAQALEEAQEYQQAADLYLEIAQGLRATPRARVQLEALEILTREDATPAQRDRAGQLLEEIDRGRLEGDEPARLDILSARLALLEDDPRAALERLPEDPRALPDRLARQALEVEALAHAAQEDWIRAVDAWDALGARQPDAERRQQTFERLWALTQERDPDALEALRDRADRAATRGWLDLGYVARTTPPSPRVLEDALDDWRERHQDHPADPVFLERLREQWAAYTRHPDHVAVLLPLTGRFGSSANAILEGIVAAYYDTPREERTTLRVYDTGEQADASWTQYEKAVEAGASLVIGPLERSAVNRFARESSLPVPVLALNRAESRDSYPDNLYQFGLNPEDEAVQAAERAVLDGHHDAVVMVPRTELGDRLHRAFEDRYEALGGLVRDVQFYAPEATDYSDTIIQGLQIRDTRPTHRRRSSDGDRADRGSDEPRYRSDVDVIFLSGGPRQARLIRPQLRYYQAGDLPVIATSHIYSGQPDARADADLNGIVFADIPWLLDQANPRPELRETLSDQLSSTSQQLPRLVALGFDALQVSPMVERLARHRGEYHQGLTGRLHMDEQRRIIRELNWARFIDGEPRVIGIGDGLINPLGDEAW, translated from the coding sequence ATGGACAGACAACACCACGCCGGCCAGCCCCTCCATGGAAACACCCACCGGGCAAGCCCCCCCTGGCGCGGCGCACGCACCGTGGCAGCCCTGCTGGTGATCACGCTGCTGATCTCTGCCTGCGCCGGCATCCCCCGCCCCATGGACGACGCCGAAGAGCGCCTGGCGCAGGCGCAGGCCCTGGAAGAGGCCCAGGAGTACCAGCAAGCGGCGGACCTCTACCTGGAGATCGCCCAGGGCCTGAGGGCCACACCCCGTGCGCGCGTGCAACTGGAGGCCCTGGAGATCCTCACCCGGGAGGACGCCACCCCGGCCCAGCGGGACCGCGCCGGGCAGTTACTGGAGGAAATCGACCGAGGCCGCCTGGAAGGCGACGAGCCCGCGCGCCTGGACATCCTGTCGGCACGACTGGCATTGCTGGAGGACGACCCCCGCGCCGCCCTGGAGAGGCTGCCGGAAGACCCCAGGGCCCTGCCCGACCGCCTGGCCCGCCAGGCCCTGGAAGTGGAGGCCCTTGCCCATGCAGCACAAGAGGACTGGATACGGGCAGTGGACGCCTGGGACGCCCTGGGTGCGCGCCAGCCCGATGCTGAACGGCGTCAGCAAACATTCGAACGACTCTGGGCCCTGACCCAGGAACGGGACCCGGACGCCCTGGAGGCCCTGCGGGACCGGGCCGACCGAGCGGCCACCCGGGGCTGGCTGGACCTGGGTTACGTAGCCCGGACCACGCCCCCCAGTCCGCGCGTTCTGGAGGATGCCCTGGATGACTGGCGTGAGCGGCACCAGGATCACCCGGCTGACCCGGTCTTCCTGGAACGCCTGCGAGAGCAATGGGCTGCCTACACACGGCACCCGGATCACGTGGCCGTGCTGCTGCCGCTCACCGGGCGCTTCGGATCCTCGGCCAATGCCATCCTTGAGGGCATCGTCGCCGCCTACTACGACACCCCCAGGGAAGAACGCACAACGCTTCGGGTGTACGACACGGGCGAGCAAGCCGACGCCAGCTGGACCCAGTACGAAAAGGCCGTGGAAGCCGGCGCCAGCCTGGTGATCGGCCCCCTGGAGCGCTCCGCTGTGAACCGCTTCGCGCGAGAATCCTCCTTGCCGGTGCCGGTGCTGGCGCTGAACCGGGCCGAGTCCCGGGACAGTTACCCGGATAATCTCTATCAATTCGGGCTGAACCCGGAGGATGAGGCCGTCCAGGCGGCAGAACGCGCGGTGCTGGACGGGCATCATGATGCGGTGGTGATGGTGCCCCGCACCGAACTGGGCGACCGCCTGCATCGGGCCTTTGAAGACCGTTACGAGGCCTTGGGTGGCCTGGTGCGCGATGTTCAGTTCTATGCCCCCGAGGCCACGGATTACAGCGACACGATCATCCAGGGGCTGCAGATCCGCGATACCCGCCCCACCCATCGACGCCGTTCATCGGATGGCGATCGGGCGGACCGTGGTTCTGATGAGCCCCGGTATCGCAGCGATGTGGACGTCATCTTCCTGTCCGGTGGCCCCCGTCAGGCCCGGTTGATCCGCCCGCAACTGCGCTACTACCAGGCCGGTGACCTGCCGGTGATCGCCACTTCGCATATCTACTCGGGGCAACCCGATGCCCGTGCCGATGCCGACCTCAACGGCATCGTCTTTGCCGACATCCCCTGGCTTCTGGATCAGGCCAACCCCCGTCCGGAACTGCGCGAGACCCTGAGCGACCAACTCTCGAGCACCTCACAGCAGTTGCCGCGACTGGTGGCCCTGGGCTTCGATGCCCTGCAGGTGAGCCCCATGGTGGAACGGCTGGCCCGCCACCGGGGTGAATATCACCAGGGCCTGACCGGGCGACTGCACATGGACGAGCAACGACGCATCATCCGCGAACTCAACTGGGCCCGTTTCATCGACGGGGAACCGCGGGTCATCGGCATTGGCGATGGGCTGATCAACCCGCTGGGCGACGAGGCATGGTGA
- a CDS encoding YraN family protein: protein MVNRRAQGDVAEARARAYLESRGLRFIRAQFRCKVGEIDLVMEDRDSLVFVEVRQRRSARYGGAAASINHRKQRRILRAAAYYLQIHGCQRPARLDVIAIEADNRIQWIPNAFEAQA, encoded by the coding sequence ATGGTGAACCGACGGGCCCAGGGGGACGTGGCCGAGGCCCGTGCGCGGGCCTATCTGGAATCCCGGGGCTTGCGGTTCATCCGTGCCCAGTTTCGCTGCAAGGTGGGCGAGATCGACCTGGTCATGGAGGACCGCGACAGCCTGGTGTTCGTTGAAGTCCGCCAGCGCCGATCAGCCCGCTATGGGGGCGCGGCGGCCAGCATCAACCACCGCAAGCAGCGACGCATCCTGCGCGCCGCAGCGTATTATCTGCAAATCCACGGCTGCCAGCGCCCGGCCCGTCTCGACGTGATCGCCATTGAGGCCGACAACCGCATCCAGTGGATACCCAATGCCTTTGAGGCGCAAGCCTGA
- a CDS encoding phosphoheptose isomerase gives MNLQDIIRQTFAETLETHQAAADALPPAIELAANNMLGALLGGHKVLICGNGGSAADAQHFASEMVNRFEHDRPGLPAIALTTDTSTLTSIANDDAFEQIFARQVRVLGQGGDVLVAISTSGRSPNILEAIHAARERDLQVIALTGRDGGPLAELLTERDVEIRVPSERTARIQEVHLVVIHSLCDLIDRQLLGIRP, from the coding sequence ATGAATCTGCAAGACATCATCCGCCAGACCTTTGCCGAAACCCTGGAAACCCATCAGGCAGCGGCCGACGCCCTGCCGCCCGCCATCGAACTGGCCGCCAACAACATGCTCGGTGCCCTTCTGGGCGGACACAAGGTACTGATCTGCGGTAACGGGGGATCGGCAGCGGATGCCCAGCATTTTGCCTCGGAGATGGTCAACCGGTTCGAACATGACCGGCCGGGCCTCCCGGCCATTGCCCTGACCACCGACACCTCCACCCTCACCTCCATCGCCAATGACGACGCCTTCGAGCAAATCTTCGCGCGCCAGGTTCGCGTGCTGGGCCAGGGGGGTGATGTGCTCGTGGCCATCTCCACCTCCGGGCGGTCACCCAATATCCTTGAAGCCATCCATGCAGCGCGGGAGCGCGATCTGCAGGTGATCGCCCTGACCGGACGGGATGGCGGCCCGCTGGCGGAATTGCTGACGGAGCGCGATGTGGAAATCCGCGTACCCTCCGAGCGAACGGCACGTATCCAGGAGGTGCACCTGGTGGTCATCCACTCCCTGTGCGATCTGATCGACCGGCAGTTGCTGGGCATCCGCCCATGA